The Vicia villosa cultivar HV-30 ecotype Madison, WI linkage group LG1, Vvil1.0, whole genome shotgun sequence genome includes a region encoding these proteins:
- the LOC131636384 gene encoding uncharacterized protein LOC131636384, with product MSSSDRADKLNLQHFDEKKLQQMYLCHKLYLKKRLLQKKKIRKFYSYEEFCKQLVEVCNLRAKYGLDPPKEPAKELIQSAPVNTGVDARKSYHASVYRASLQNDASRRSNKHSKVSGIAKGKGEAGEGGSRQHCVQEVTSSTINDRLSVEVEVCNLRAKYRLDPLKEPAKELIQSAPVNTGVDSRKSYHASVYRASLQSSASRRSNKHSKVSGKAKGKGVAGEGVSRQRCVQEVTRSTINDRLSVEKGKNKLWQNEDRLIRPTQGVVINEGMEGKRKRGGHREVDAGGNGKLKGKYIIQQQ from the exons ATGTCTTCTTCAGATAG AGCTGATAAACTCAatcttcaacattttgatgaaaaGAAACTTCAACAGATGTACCTATGTCATAAGTTGTATTTGAAAAAACGATTGCTCCAGAAAAAAAAGATCAGGAAATTTTATAGCTACGAAGAATTTTGTAAACAGTTGGTAGAAGTGTGTAATCTTCGAGCAAAATACGGACTTGATCCACCAAAGGAACCTGCCAAGGAGCTCATTCAAAGTGCTCCAGTCAATACTGGTGTTGATGCAAGAAAAAGTTACCATGCATCTGTTTACAGAGCCTCTCTCCAAAATGATGCATCCAGGAG GAGTAATAAACACAGTAAGGTGTCGGGAATAGCGAAGGGAAAGGGTGAAGCTGGCGAGGGTGGTTCCAGACAACATTGTGTGCAAGAGGTTACCAGTTCTACGATCAACGACAGGCTCTCCGTGGAGGTGGAAGTGTGTAATCTTCGAGCAAAATACAGACTTGATCCACTAAAGGAACCTGCCAAGGAGCTCATTCAAAGTGCTCCAGTCAATACTGGTGTCGATTCAAGAAAAAGCTACCATGCATCTGTTTACAGGGCCTCTCTCCAATCATCTGCATCCAGGAG GAGTAATAAACATAGTAAGGTGTCGGGAAAAGCGAAGGGAAAGGGTGTAGCTGGCGAGGGGGTTTCCAGACAACGTTGTGTGCAAGAGGTTACCAGGTCTACGATCAACGACAGGCTCTccgtggagaaaggaaagaataaactTTGGCAGAACGAAGATAGGTTAATTCGTCCGACCCAAGGTGTGGTGATCAATGAGGGCATGGAAGGCAAACGCAAGAGAGGAGGTCATCGCGAAGTTGATGCCGGAGGTAACGGGAAACTAAAGGGTAAG TATATCATCCAACAACAATAG
- the LOC131636460 gene encoding protein FAR1-RELATED SEQUENCE 5-like, producing MKNTDHYDSYDYRCRDSGTSDSESDNGRDDSNSVSSAYQGSSDGDGDGDGDSHGEKFVEFDAVVGDRTVKINALTADEIRAMEFGTVDEANVFYFKYAKCKGFAIRKSDVRTRSTEDGQTIIMRQFVCNKHGLRDTKHLRRLDRKREHRPTTRTNCPARLRVHYNPQKDSYVVTCFEEAHNHELTPSRFVHLHPIYREITAADRAQIDGLQSNGIRTCHIMGYMVAQKGGHDRVGFTKKDLYNYFDSKMRANIKDGDVAAAINYLTVKSSTDPMLYGKYAVDMDGRMKSLFWADGSSRSDYFCFGDVIAFDTTYKKNKYNYPLVIFSGCNHHSQTVIFGAALVSDETTETYKWLLECFLECMENRYPAAVVTDGDGAMRESIKQVFPDATHRLCAWHLNKNASENVKNSAFLKDFQKAMYSNFTKDQFEEFWSKIIKENGLEGNPWVAKTYENRSLWATAYLCEKFFGRIRTTSQCEAVNAVIKSYVRKKGCIFEFMHNFDQAMRSYRNNELIADYKSKFSEPVMTTQLRALESHAANVYTMEIFKEVRDEIVKAGSLIVKEKLIRNGFKTYRFTKYCCDNYDVEVVYDGETFQCECRLWDSHGIPCSHMFGVMKEEHVSLIPTGLILSRWTKDAKIQYLNMNCNGSDDSKMIELARFGAYCSAVTAFCNEASKREGVYGEIMGDILKLHKKYCSTDDPILASNSVVGDPNIVNSKGAPKKRKNDIKSIRRCSKCNSRTHNARSCSVAENAPSEQNVGMTSRPVTDSFSQVVKNKNGKRGRIGGSSVQNKCTEPPNSRGANVTATSRAEVGSTSIPMPAMYGLQPVLPAFHTDAVYPCVLKTGRRPGERYLCLGWYEYVKATRLRAGDVLECTVADPPTRMFVRFMM from the exons GGTGATGGCGATGGCGATGGTGATAGTCACGGTGAAAAATTTGTTGAATTTGATGCAGTTGTAGGTGATAGAACAGTGAAAATTAATGCCCTTACTGCTGATGAAATTCGTGCTATGGAATTCGGTACAGTTGATGAAGCTAATGTGTTTTATTTCAAGTATGCTAAATGTAAAGGGTTTGCCATTAGGAAAAGTGATGTTAGGACAAGATCGACTGAGGATGGACAAACAATTATAATGAGGCAGTTTGTATGCAATAAACACGGTCTAAGAGATACAAAACACTTAAGGAGGCTTGATAGAAAAAGAGAACACAGACCTACGACCCGCACTAATTGTCCCGCTAGGCTTCGTGTGCATTACAACCCCCAGAAGGATAGTTATGTAGTGACATGTTTTGAAGAGGCTCACAACCATGAATTAACACCATCTAGGTTTGTCCACTTACACCCCATTTATCGTGAGATTACTGCAGCAGATAGAGCTCAAATTGACGGTCTACAGTCAAATGGAATTAGAACTTGTCATATAATGGGGTACATGGTTGCTCAGAAGGGTGGACACGATCGTGTTGGGTTTACAAAGAAGGATCTGTACAATTATTTTGATAGTAAAATGCGTGCTAATATTAAAGATGGTGACGTTGCCGCTGCTATAAATTATCTAACTGTGAAGTCATCTACTGATCCCATGTTATATGGTAAATATGCCGTAGACATGGATGGACGAATGAAGTCTCTTTTTTGGGCTGATGGAAGCAGTAGATCTGACTATTTTTGTTTTGGCGATGTGATTGCGTTTGACACGACTTACAAGAAGAACAAATACAACTACCCATTGGTTATATTTTCAGGGTGTAACCACCACTCTCAGACAGTTATTTTTGGTGCTGCGTTGGTGTCAGATGAAACGACAGAGACGTATAAGTGGTTGTTGGAGTGTTTTTTAGAGTGCATGGAAAATAGATACCCAGCAGCAGTTGTAACAGACGGAGATGGGGCGATGAGGGAATCTATAAAACAGGTGTTTCCGGATGCGACACATCGTTTATGCGCTTGGCATTTGAACAAGAATGCGTCTGAGAATGTAAAGAACTCGgcatttttgaaagattttcaaaAAGCCATGTACTCTAATTTTACAAAGGAtcaatttgaagagttttggtcaaaaataattaaagaaaacggACTTGAAGGAAATCCTTGGGTTGCAAAAACGTACGAGAACAGGTCACTATGGGCAACTGCATATCTATGTGAGAAGTTTTTTGGACGTATAAGAACTACGTCTCAATGTGAAGCCGTCAATGCAGTCATCAAGAGTTATGTCAGGAAGAAAggctgcatttttgaatttatgcacAATTTTGATCAGGCTATGAGATCTTATAGAAACAATGAACTGATTGCCGATTATAAATCAAAGTTTTCAGAACCTGTGATGACTACTCAACTGCGTGCCCTTGAGAGCCATGCTGCGAATGTTTATACTATGGAGATTTTCAAGGAAGTCagagatgaaatagtgaaggctgGATCATTGATTGTTAAGGAAAAGTTAATTCGCAACGGATTTAAGACTTATCGATTTACAAAATATTGTTGTGATAACTATGACGTAGAGGTTGTGTATGATGGTGAAACATTTCAATGTGAGTGTAGGTTATGGGATTCTCATGGGATTCCATGTTCTCATATGTTTGGTGTCATGAAGGAAGAACATGTTAGTCTCATTCCCACCGGTTTGATTTTGTCGAGATGGACGAAGGATGCAAAAATTCAGtacttgaacatgaattgtaatgGTTCTGATGATTCTAAAATGATTGAGCTAGCTCGGTTTGGTGCATATTGTTCTGCAGTTACTGCCTTTTGCAATGAAGCTTCAAAAAGGGAAGGTGTTTATGGGGAAATAATGGGTGACATTCTGAAGTTACACAAAAAGTATTGCAGTACGGACGATCCTATTTTGGCATCGAACTCAGTTGTAGGTGATCCAAATATTGTGAATAGCAAAGGTGctccaaagaaaagaaagaatgacATAAAATCTATTAGGCGATGTTCTAAATGCAACAGTAGAACTCATAATGCAAGGAGTTGTTCG GTTGCGGAAAACGCGCCATCTGAACAAAATGTTGGTATGACGTCGCGGCCAGTAACTGATTCTTTCAGCCAGGTTGTGAag AACAAGAATGGAAAAAGAGGTCGCATTGGTGGAAGTAGTGTGCAAAATAAATGTACAGAACCACCGAACTCTCGTGGCGCGAATGTGACAGCGACTTCTCGTGCGGAAGTTGGAAGCACAAGCATACCCATGCCTGCAATGTATGGATTGCAACCCGTGTTGCCAGCG TTTCATACCGATGCTGTTTACCCATGTGTGTTGAAGACTGGTAGGAGGCCAGGGGAGAGATATCTTTGCTTAGGTTGGTATGAGTATGTTAAAGCAACTCGTCTGAGGGCTGGTGATGTTCTTGAGTGCACTGTGGCAGATCCTCCTACAAGAATGTTTGTTCGTTTTATGATGTAA